GACCGGGTCGCCCGCGTCGGCCGTCGCGTCGACGCCAGCGATTTCGACGTCGAACGCAGCCGGTTCGAGCGGGTCAAGCTGGAGGTCGACGGTCGTCGTCTCGTTTGCTGTGACGGAGGCGGTGGCTGTCGCGACACCGAACCCTGCCGCGGTCGCAGACACCTCGTAGCTGCCGGGTGAGAGACCATCGACTCGGTAGCCGCCGTCGGCGGTCGTGGTCGCTTCGGTAACGCTTTGCGAGCCCTCGATGGTGACCGTGACTCCCGCAATCGGAGCGAGCGAGCGGCGGAGAATAAAGGCGGCTCCAGAGCCCCTAAGCGTCGCAGCCTCGTCCCCCGTGACCGTACCCTCGATAGCGCCGGTTTCGGCCGGCTCGTCTGTCGCCCGCACCGTCCCCTCGTCGAGGATTGCTCCGGAGGGGAGATGGACCAGTTTGACGTCGGTGGTCGTCCCCGGCGAGAGCACATCCTCGAACTCGCGTTCGTCCCCCAGCGCGAACCGTTCGTCCGGGGGGCCGAGTCCGAGACGAGTGGTGGTGCCATCGGCGTCAACGATCACGGTGAGTTCACCGTTGGGGGCGGCGTCACCGCCCACGTGACGCAGCGTGAGGTCCGTTCCGTTAGCCTCGAATTCGGCCGACATCAGGGGTCTGTCGTCGGTTTCGACGTTGTCGACAACCGCGAGGCCGACCACGGTCGCAGTGACGAGAAACACCGCGACGAGGGTGACCACGCCGACGGTGTTCGACTGCGCACGGCTCTGAGTGGGGAACATCGGTGGGAACGGGGGTCGCTACGTCGAAGTAAACCATCGTCGCGTATCAGTATTACGTGTGCGAATAGTAAATATCAAATATAAATATAATTGATGTTTTACTTTCTTCGCGTGCTTCTTGCGGTATATCGCGGGCAAACGCGCCCAGCACGAGTTAAACTTTCCAGACAGATTCGACGGCTCCGGTGCCTAATTCTGTCATACACAGTCGTTCATCCGACCGTCATGTGGTTGTCGATGGAGGATTTATGTCGATTGTGGAACCAATATGATGTTTAAGTTGAATAAATTTGCCCTATAATACCTTGTGTTATAACTGATATTACAATTGGGCAGTGTTGACATTTATTATGGAGTTACAACATCAAAAACCACTGTTGCTGCTATACTAAGGGTATGGGTTACTCTGCTGAGCCTCAATAGACCCATCGCTCGAATAAAGAATAACTTGGATTTCATCCGCTTGATTTGCTCCTTTTACTGTTACTGTCTGTGGTTGTGTACTCTCAACCGGCACTCGGGTACTATCCTCCTGAACATTATTTTTTAGAGACCTTACTTCGACCTCTGCAGCGCTATCTGTTGTACTGATATCCACTTCTACATCAATATTGTTCCCCGTTCCGGCTGCTGATGATTGGATACTTACAATATCGTATGTGTCACCCCCATTACCACCGTCACCGCTGCTATCAGCGACTGCAGCGTTCGCATTTTGTTTCGGGTCGCTTGGTACTTCCTGTACCCCAACAGTATCGACAGTCAGGTTAGCAGTAGACGTGCTGAGCGTCAAGTTGTAGATGTTCGAGTCGTCGATACCAAGATTGTCACCTGTGTCCGTAACGCTATCATAAGCAGCGCTATCGGTTAGATCGGTTTTGCTCTCCCAGTCGCTCTCACTCAACCGCGTCGGAATCGTAACTGTAAGATCGTCGCCTTCAGGGAGCGTCTCACTAATATTCTCTGCTGGGCGGAGTTCGATTGTCACTCGACCAGTCCCGCTTTTATACAACTCATTCTGGAGAGCCACAATCTGTACCTTTCCTTCAGAAGTAACAAGCTCTTGGCCCTCGATTACTGCGAGTCCACCGCCTGAGTTGCTACCGTCGGCGTAAAGCACAGAGGCGTCGTACCATATCGGCGATTGATCAATCTCGTGGTACCCGGGCTGATACTGGATGAACCGAGTGGGGATAGTGACTGTCCCTTCAGGTGTCCCGCTGCCGTTTGAGATAGTGATTGGGGGGGCCTCAACGGTCTGTATTGTCCCGGCTGGGTCTGGCGGATTTATGCCGAGAACCCTGGTCGAGTAGCTGGTACCCAGTCGAACCGTCTGGTACTGCGGCCGGTCAGTACTGCCGGCTTGCAGAATCCCGGCCCTAAGCTCAACGAGATCGTTTTGGACATCTCCAAAATGCTGAAACTCGACCTGTCCGTTCTGCTGTGGGACCACCTGCACCTGATACAGCGAGAGCGCGGCGATCAGGAAGCCGAAGATGATCACGGTCCCGATCACGACCGACTGGCCCCGACGGTCGCGACTGAAGTTCATTGCCCGGTAGAGGGTCCGGGCGCGTATAAAAGCCTCCGCCCGGCGTCTCAGTCGCGATAACCGTGCGACTGGGCGCTCAGGCGTCGCCCGCGCCCCGCCGCGCCGTCAGCCACGCCGACGCGACGGCGACGGAACCGGCAAAGCCACCGAGCAACACGGCTTGCGTCCAGTTGAAGCCGAGGAGCGTTCCTGCGACCGGCGTGACGATGAGGAACGTGACGGCGAGCGCACCGACCGTCGAGGCGAGCGAGGGCGAACCACCGGCGTCGGTCATACCCGGATCTGCGGCCGTCGGGCGATAAGCCGGTCGATCGGTGCGACGGCGCAGAGCGGGCGGAATCGGTCGACAATCCGCTTATAAATCGTATGCTGCGATATCAAATTGGCTTCGCGGCTCCCTCTCCGCCCGCCGACCGGTCCGTTTTTGCGCGCGGCGGGTGTCTCGGCGCGTATGGCGAAACAGCCGCACCTGCTGGTCGAGGAGGGCGACGTCCACGAAATCGCGATCATTCCGGGCGACCCCGGCCGCGTCGACCGCATCGCCGACCTGTGTGACGAGAGCGAACTCGTCGCGCAGAACCGCGAGTACAAGATCGTCAACGCGAGCTACGAGGGCACCGACCTCACCATCTGCTCGACCGGGATCGGCTGCCCGTCGGCCGCCATCGCGGTGGAGGAGCTCTCGCGTGTCGGCGTCGAGACGTTCCTCCGGTGTGGCACCTGCGGCGCGTTACAGGCCGACATGGAGGTCGGCGACATGGTGGTCGCGACGGGCGCGGCCAAAGAGGAGGGGACGAGCAAGCGCTACGAGTCGGCGAACTACCCCGCGGTCCCGGACTACGACGCGCTCACCGAGCTCGTCGGCGCCGCAGAGGACAACGGCGAGGAGATCCACGTCGGGCCGATCGTCTCGGACGACGCCTTCTACAACGAGAGCGACGCGTACGTCGACGACTGGAACGACGCGAACCTGCTCGCGATCGAGATGGAGGCCGCGACCGTCTTCTCGCTGGCGCGACGCAAGGGGCTCCGCGCCGGCGCCATCTGCACCGTCGACGGCAACCTCGTCGCGGGCTCACAGAAGGGCGCAGACTCCGATGACGAACTGCCGGAAAAGGCGAAAGACAACGTCGAACGCGCGATCTTGATCACGCTGAACGCGGTCACGGCCCTGTAGGCGGCGGTCGAGACGCCTCCTTACTCTTCGGCGCGGAACTCCACCAGCGTCAGGTCCCGGTCGAGCGCGCAGGTGTCGTGGGGCGGCTCGCCGAGCACCTGGTCGATCACGCGCTCGTCGTCGAAGTCGGCGCCGTCGGGGACGCAGTACCCGTGGCTCGGGCACTCGGTGTGAGGACACGGCCCCGCAAGCGACACCCTGCTGCCGGCGTACGCCTGCCGCGACGGGACGTTCGCGGGGACGGGCGCGGGCTCGAC
This genomic window from Halorubrum sp. PV6 contains:
- a CDS encoding carboxypeptidase regulatory-like domain-containing protein, translating into MFPTQSRAQSNTVGVVTLVAVFLVTATVVGLAVVDNVETDDRPLMSAEFEANGTDLTLRHVGGDAAPNGELTVIVDADGTTTRLGLGPPDERFALGDEREFEDVLSPGTTTDVKLVHLPSGAILDEGTVRATDEPAETGAIEGTVTGDEAATLRGSGAAFILRRSLAPIAGVTVTIEGSQSVTEATTTADGGYRVDGLSPGSYEVSATAAGFGVATATASVTANETTTVDLQLDPLEPAAFDVEIAGVDATADAGDPVVVNATVENLGDERGTETVELRVGGEAVDSAEVALDPGENRTVSLRWQTLPTDVGVTELTVASEDDTARATVDVRETDAVAYLDRDGDGDAEETYTAGDLAFPRDVEGHLVVFDNAAIGGPVSIAADRITVEDGVTLEAGSIDLTGRDRVSLAGSTLDTSSGGILADAGDVTVRSGGDISAAGAIVRATGIIFTDAGDITFEAQSDVDVSGGFFDASAGEFLFFSPDNGSIRIASDSGTVTTTDTEFEPEPTIESGDG
- a CDS encoding nucleoside phosphorylase, which produces MAKQPHLLVEEGDVHEIAIIPGDPGRVDRIADLCDESELVAQNREYKIVNASYEGTDLTICSTGIGCPSAAIAVEELSRVGVETFLRCGTCGALQADMEVGDMVVATGAAKEEGTSKRYESANYPAVPDYDALTELVGAAEDNGEEIHVGPIVSDDAFYNESDAYVDDWNDANLLAIEMEAATVFSLARRKGLRAGAICTVDGNLVAGSQKGADSDDELPEKAKDNVERAILITLNAVTAL
- a CDS encoding UPF0179 family protein, which gives rise to MTTVTLIGTRLADTGREFVYQGESPDCEGCPYRSQCLNLSEGTRYRVTGIRENAQTLDCAVHDAGVRAVEVEPAPVPANVPSRQAYAGSRVSLAGPCPHTECPSHGYCVPDGADFDDERVIDQVLGEPPHDTCALDRDLTLVEFRAEE